AAACTACAGATGGCGATGAACATGATTTTTACCATCAATTTAACGGAATAGAAAGTTTAAACACCGTCATAATTGCTTATCATAATGAAATCCCTATTGGTTGTGGAGCGATAAAACATTATAATGATTCTACACTAGAAATAAAGAGAATGTATGTAACCCCCAACTTTAGAGGAAAAGGAGTGGCTTCTAAAATTTTAAAGGAACTAGAACAATGGTCTAGAGATTTAAAATACACAACTTGCATTTTAGAAACAGGAACCAGACAGCTAGAAGCGATAGCACTATACCATAAAAACTTTTACAAACAAATATCTAATTACGGTCCTTATAATGAAGCTGAAAATAGTCTTTGTTTTAAAAAAACAATATAACTTATTATACTTCGTAAATTAGTTATAGCTATAAAAAATCTTATTTTCCCACAAAAAAATCGCTATAAATGGTAGTTTTTTAAATATTTGGCATCATCTTTGCCTTACTATAAGTATTAATAATTAAT
This genomic stretch from Cellulophaga algicola DSM 14237 harbors:
- a CDS encoding GNAT family N-acetyltransferase — protein: MIFSRTDATNKDFIALTKELDAYLKTTDGDEHDFYHQFNGIESLNTVIIAYHNEIPIGCGAIKHYNDSTLEIKRMYVTPNFRGKGVASKILKELEQWSRDLKYTTCILETGTRQLEAIALYHKNFYKQISNYGPYNEAENSLCFKKTI